In Chlorocebus sabaeus isolate Y175 chromosome 5, mChlSab1.0.hap1, whole genome shotgun sequence, one genomic interval encodes:
- the CACNA1H gene encoding voltage-dependent T-type calcium channel subunit alpha-1H isoform X7, with amino-acid sequence MTEGARAADEVRVPLGAPPPGPAAAVGASPESPGVPGREAEQGSEPGVSPPESPAAERGAELGADEEQRVPYPALAATVFFCLGQTTRPRSWCLRLVCNPWFEHVSMLVIMLNCVTLGMFRPCEDVECGSERCNILEAFDAFIFAFFAVEMVIKMVALGLFGQKCYLGDTWNRLDFFIVVAGMMEYSLDGHNVSLSAIRTVRVLRPLRAINRVPSMRILVTLLLDTLPMLGNVLLLCFFVFFIFGIVGVQLWAGLLRNRCFLDSAFVRNNNLTFLRPYYQTEEGEENPFICSSRRDNGMQKCSHIPSRRELRVPCTLGWEAYVQPQAEGVGATRNACINWNQYYNVCRSGDSNPHNGAINFDNIGYAWIAIFQVITLEGWVDIMYYVMDAHSFYNFIYFILLIIVGSFFMINLCLVVIATQFSETKQRESQLMREQRARHLSNDSTLASFSEPGSCYEELLKYVGHIFRKVKRRGLRLYARWQSRWRKKVDPSAVQGQGPGHRQHRAGRHTASVHHLVYHHHHHHHHHYHFSHSSPRRPGPEPGACDTRLVRAGAPPSPPSPGSRAPDAESVHSIYHADCHIEGPQERAQVARAAATAAASLKLATGLGTMNYPTILPSGMGSGRGSTSPGPKGKWASGPPGTGGHSPLSLNSPDPYEKIQHVVGEHGLGQAPGHLSGLSVPCPLPSPPAGTLTCELKSCPYCTRALEDPEGELSGSESGDSDGHGIYEFTQDVRHGDRRDPMQPPPATDTPGPGSPPRRAQQRASPGEPGKLGHLWATFSGKLRRIVDSKYFSRGIMMAILVNTLSMGVEYHEQPEELTHALEISNIVFTSMFALEMLLKLLACGPLGYIRNPYNIFDGIIVVISVWEIVGQADGGLSVLRTFRLLRVLKLVRFLPALRRQLVVLVKTMDNVATFCTLLMLFIFIFSILGMHLFGCKFSLKTDTGDTVPDRKNFDSLLWAIVTVFQILTQEDWNVVLYNGMASTSSWAALYFVALMTFGNYVLFNLLVAILVEGFQAEGDANRSDTDEDKTSVHFEEDFHKLRELQTTELKMCSLAVTPNGHLEGRGSLSPPLIMCTAATPMPTPKSSPYLDAAPSLPDSRRGSSSSGDPPPGDQKPPASLRSSPCAPWGPNGAWSSRRSSWSSLGRAPSLKRRSQCGERESLLSGEGKGSTDDEAEDGRATPGPRATPLRRAESLDPRPLRPAPLPATKCRDCNGQMVALPSEFFLRVDSHREDAAELDDDLEDSCCFRLHKVLEPYKPQWCRSREAWALYLFSPQNRFRVSCQKIITHKMFDHVVLVFIFLNCVTIALERPDIDPGSTERVFLSVSNYIFTAIFVAEMMVKVVALGLLSGEHAYLQSSWNLLDGLLVLVSLVDIVVAMASAGGAKILGVLRVLRLLRTLRPLRVISRAPGLKLVVETLISSLRPIGNIVLICCAFFIIFGILGVQLFKGKFYYCEGGDTRNISTKAQCRAAHYRWVRRKYNFDNLGQALMSLFVLSSKDGWVNIMYDGLDAVGVDQQPVQNHNPWMLLYFISFLLIVSFFVLNMFVGVVVENFHKCRQHQEAEEARRREEKRLRRLERRRRKAQRRPYYADYSPTRRSIHSLCTSHYLDLFITFIICVNVITMSMEHYNQPKSLDEALKYCNYVFTIVFVFEAALKLVAFGFRRFFKDRWNQLDLAIVLLSLMGITLEEIEMSAALPINPTIIRIMRVLRIARVLKLLKMATGMRALLDTVVQALPQVGNLGLLFMLLFFIYAALGVELFGRLECSEDNPCEGLSRHATFSNFGMAFLTLFRVSTGDNWNGIMKDTLRECTREDKHCLSYLPALSPVYFVTFVLVAQFVLVNVVVAVLMKHLEESNKEAREDAELDAEIELELAQGPGGARQVDADRPPSPQESPGTRDTPNLLVARKVSVSRMLSLPNDSYMFRPVVPASAPHPRPLQEVEMETYGASTPLGSVASAHSPPEESCASLQIPLAVSSPARSSETLHTLSPRGTARSPSLSRLLCRQEAVRADSLEGQIDGPRDTLDPVETGEKTLVRPVSQGGSLQSPPRSPRPASIRTRKHTSGQRCVSSRTAAPGGEEAEASDPADEEVSHITSSACPWQPTAEPQGPEASPVAGSERDLRRLYSVDAQGFLDKPGRADEQWRPSAELGSGEPGEAKAWGPEAEPALGARRKKKMSPPCISVEPPAEDEGSARPPAAEGGSTTLRRRTPSCEATPHRDSLEPTEGSGTGGDPAAKGERWGQASCRAEHLTVPSFAFEPLDLGGPSGDPFLDGSHSVTPEPRASSSGAIVPLEPPETEPLMPLSDPPEKRRGLYLTVPQCPLEKPGSPSATPAPGDGTDDPV; translated from the exons GCATGCGAATCCTGGTCACTCTGCTGCTGGACACGCTGCCCATGCTCGGGAACGTCCTTCTGCTCTGCTTCTTCGTCTTCTTCATTTTCGGCATCGTTGGTGTCCAGCTCTGGGCTGGCCTCCTGCGGAACCGCTGCTTCCTGGACAGTGCCTTTGTCAG GAACAACAATCTGACCTTCCTGCGGCCGTACTACCAGACGGAGGAGGGCGAGGAGAACCCGTTCATCTGCTCCTCGCGCCGAGACAATGGCATGCAGAAGTGCTCGCACATCCCCAGCCGCCGTGAGCTGCGCGTGCCCTGCACGCTGGGCTGGGAGGCCTACGTGCAGCCACAGGCCGAGGGGGTGGGCGCCACACGCAATGCCTGCATCAACTGGAACCAGTACTACAACGTTTGCCGCTCGGGCGACTCCAACCCCCACAACGGTGCCATCAACTTCGACAACATTGGCTACGCCTGGATCGCCATCTTCCAG GTGATCACGCTGGAAGGCTGGGTGGACATCATGTACTACGTCATGGACGCCCACTCGTTCTACAATTTCATCTATTTCATCTTGCTCATCATC GTGGGTTCCTTCTTCATGATCAACCTGTGCCTGGTGGTGATTGCCACGCAGTTCTCAGAGACAAAGCAGCGGGAGAGCCAGCTGATGCGGGAGCAGCGGGCGCGCCACCTATCCAACGACAGCACACTGGCCAGCTTCTCCGAGCCTGGCAGCTGCTACGAAGAGCTGCTGAAGTATGTGGGCCACATATTCCGCAAGGTCAAGCGGCGCGGCTTGCGCCTCTATGCCCGCTGGCAGAGCCGCTGGCGCAAGAAGGTGGACCCTAGCGCTGTGCAAGGCCAGGGTCCCGGGCACCGCCAGCACCGGGCGGGCAGGCACACAGCCTCGGTGCACCACCTggtctaccaccaccaccaccaccaccaccaccactaccatttCAGCCACAGCAGCCCCCGCAGGCCCGGCCCTGAGCCAGGCGCCTGCGACACCAGGCTGGTGCGGGCCGGTGCGCCCCCCTCACCACCCTCCCCAGGCAGCAGAGCACCCGACGCAGAGTCTGTGCACAGCATCTACCATGCCGACTGCCACATAGAGGGACCGCAGGAGAGGGCCCAGGTGGCACGTGCCGCCGCCACCGCTGCCGCCAGCCTCAAACTGGCCACAGGGCTGGGCACCATGAACTACCCCACCATCCTGCCCTCAGGGATGGGCAGCGGCAGAGGCAGCACCAGCCCCGGACCCAAGGGGAAGTGGGCCAGTGGGCCACCAGGCACTGGGGGGCACAGCCCCTTGAGCTTGAATAGCCCCGATCCCTACGAGAAGATCCAGCATGTGGTCGGGGAGCATG GACTGGGCCAGGCCCCTGGCCATCTGTCAGGCCTCAGCGTGCCCTGCCCCCTGCCCAGCCCCCCAGCAGGCACGCTGACCTGTGAGCTGAAGAGCTGCCCATACTGCACCCGTGCCCTGGAGGACCCGGAGGGGGAGCTCAGTGGCTCAGAGAGTGGAGACTCAGATGGCCATGGCATCTACGAATTCACGCAGGACGTCCGGCACGGTGACCGCCGGGATCCCATGCAACCACCCCCTGCGACGGACACACCAGGCCCAGGCAGCCCCCCGCGGCGGGCACAGCAGAGGGCATCCCCGGGCGAGCCAGGCAAACTGGGCCACCTCTGGGCTACCTTCAGCGGCAAGCTGCGCCGCATCGTGGACAGCAAGTACTTCAGCCGCGGCATCATGATGGCCATCCTCGTCAACACGCTGAGCATGGGCGTGGAGTACCATGAGCAG CCCGAGGAACTGACTCACGCCCTGGAGATCAGCAACATTGTGTTCACCAGCATGTTCGCCTTGGAGATGTTGCTGAAACTGCTGGCCTGTGGCCCTTTGGGTTACATCCGGAACCCGTACAACATCTTCGATGGCATCATCGTGGTCATTAG CGTCTGGGAGATCGTGGGGCAGGCGGACGGCGGTCTGTCTGTGCTGCGCACCTTCCGGCTGCTGCGTGTGCTGAAGCTGGTGCGCTTCCTGCCAGCACTGCGGCGCCAGCTTGTGGTACTGGTGAAGACCATGGACAACGTGGCCACCTTCTGCACGCTGCTCATGCTCTTCATTTTCATCTTCAG CATCCTGGGCATGCACCTTTTCGGTTGCAAGTTCAGCCTGAAGACAGACACCGGAGACACCGTGCCCGACAGAAAGAACTTTGACTCCTTGCTGTGGGCCATCGTCACCGTGTTCCAG ATCCTGACCCAGGAGGACTGGAACGTGGTCCTGTACAACGGCatggcctccacctcctcctgggCCGCCCTCTACTTCGTGGCCCTCATGACCTTTGGCAACTACGTGCTCTTCAACCTGCTGGTGGCCATCCTTGTGGAGGGCTTTCAGGCGGAG GGTGACGCCAACAGATCCGACACGGACGAGGACAAGACATCGGTCCACTTCGAGGAGGACTTCCACAAGCTCAGAGAGCTccagactacag AGCTGAAGATGTGCTCCCTGGCCGTGACCCCCAACGGGCACCTGGAGGGACGAGGcagcctgtcccctcccctcATCATGTGCACGGCGGCCACACCCATGCCTACTCCCAAGAGCTCACCATACCTGGACGCAGCCCCCAGCCTCCCAGACTCTCGACGTGGCAGCAGCAGCTCCGGAGACCCGCCCCCGGGAGACCAGAAGCCTCCG GCCAGCCTCCGAAGTTCTCCCTGCGCCCCCTGGGGCCCCAATGGCGCCTGGAGCAGCCGGCGTTCCAGCTGGAGCAGCCTGGGCCGTGCCCCCAGCCTCAAGCGCCGCAGCCAGTGCGGGGAGCGTGAGTCCTTGCTGTCCGGCGAGGGCAAGGGCAGTACTGACGATGAAGCCGAGGACGGCAGGGCCACACCCGGGCCCCGTGCCACCCCACTGCGGCGGGCCGAGTCCCTGGACCCACGGCCCCTCCGGCCGGCCCCCCTCCCAGCTACCAAGTGTCGCGACTGCAACGGGCAGATGGTGGCCCTGCCCAGCGAGTTCTTCCTACGCGTCGACAGCCACCGGGAGGATGCGGCCGAGCTTGACGACGACTTGGAGGAT AGCTGCTGCTTCCGCCTACACAAAGTTCTGGAGCCCTACAAGCCCCAGTGGTGCCGGAGCCGGGAGGCCTGGGCCCTCTACCTCTTCTCCCCACAGAACCG GTTCCGCGTCTCCTGCCAGAAGATCATCACGCACAAGATGTTTGATCACGTGGTCCTCGTCTTCATCTTCCTCAACTGTGTCACCATCGCCCTGGAGAGGCCTGACATTGACCCCGGCAGCACC GAGCGGGTCTTCCTCAGCGTCTCCAATTACATCTTCACGGCCATCTTCGTGGCGGAGATGATGGTGAAG GTGGTGGCCCTGGGGCTGCTCTCGGGCGAGCACGCCtacctccagagcagctggaacCTGCTGGACGGGCTGCTGGTGCTGGTGTCCCTGGTCGACATTGTCGTGGCCATGGCCTCAGCTGGTGGCGCCAAGATCCTGGGCGTTCTGCGCGTGCTGCGTCTGCTGCGGACCTTGCGGCCTCTAAG GGTCATCAGCCGGGCCCCAGGCCTCAAGCTGGTGGTGGAGACGCTGATCTCGTCACTCAGGCCCATCGGAAACATCGTCCTCATCTGCTGCGCCTTCTTCATCATTTTTGGCATCTTGGGTGTGCAG CTCTTCAAAGGAAAGTTCTACTACTGCGAGGGCGGCGACACCAGGAACATCTCCACCAAGGCGCAGTGCCGGGCCGCCCACTACCGCTGGGTGAGGCGCAAGTACAACTTCGACAACCTGGGCCAG GCCCTGATGTCGCTGTTCGTGCTGTCGTCCAAGGACGGCTGGGTGAACATCATGTACGACGGGCTGGACGCTGTCGGTGTGGACCAGCAG CCCGTGCAGAACCACAACCCCTGGATGCTGCTGTACTTCATCTCCTTCCTGCTCATCGTCAGCTTCTTCGTGCTCAACATGTTCGTGGGTGTCGTGGTCGAGAACTTCCACAAGTGCCGGCAGcaccaggaggcggaggaggcgCGGCGGCGTGAGGAGAAGCGGCTACGGCGCCTGGAGAGGAGGCGCAGGA AGGCCCAGCGCCGGCCCTACTATGCTGACTACTCGCCCACCCGCCGCTCCATTCACTCGCTGTGCACCAGCCACTATCTCGACCTCTTCATCACCTTCATTATCTGCGTCAACGTCATCACTATGTCCATGGAGCACTATAACCAACCGAAG TCGCTGGACGAGGCCCTCAAGTACTGCAACTACGTGTTCACCATCGTGTTTGTCTTCGAGGCTGCACTGAAGCTGGTGGCATTTGGGTTCCGTCGGTTCTTCAAGGACAG GTGGAACCAGCTGGACCTGGCCATCGTGCTGCTGTCACTCATGGGCATCACACTGGAGGAGATAGAGATGAGCGCTGCGCTGCCCATCAACCCCACCATCATCCGCATCATGCGTGTGCTCCGCATCGCCCGGG TGCTGAAGCTGCTGAAAATGGCCACGGGCATGCGCGCCCTGCTGGACACCGTCGTGCAAGCCCTGCCCCAG GTGGGCAACCTGGGCCTTCTTTTCATGCTCCTGTTTTTTATCTATGCTGCACTGGGAGTggagctgttcgggaggctgg AGTGCAGTGAAGACAACCCCTGTGAGGGCCTGAGCAGGCACGCCACCTTCAGCAACTTCGGCATGGCCTTCCTCACACTGTTCCGAGTGTCCACGGGGGACAACTGGAACGGGATCATGAAG GACACGCTGCGCGAGTGCACCCGTGAGGACAAGCACTGCCTGAGCTACCTGCCAGCGCTGTCGCCCGTCTACTTCGTGACCTTTGTGCTGGTGGCCCAGTTCGTGCTGGTGAACGTGGTGGTGGCCGTGCTCATGAAGCACCTGGAGGAGAGCAACAAGGAGGCACGCGAGGATGCAGAGTTGGACGCCGAGATCGAGCTGGAGCTAGCGCAGGGCCCTGGGGGTGCACGCCAGGTGGATGCAGACAGGCCTCCCTCGCCCCAGGAGAGTCCGGGCACCAGAGACACCCCAAACCTCCTTGTCGCACGCAAGGTGTCCGTGTCCAGGATGCTCTCGCTGCCCAACGACAGCTACATGTTCCGGCCTGTGGTGCCTGCCTCGGCGCCCCACCCCCGCCCGCTGcaggaggtggagatggagaCCTATGGGGCCAGCACCCCCCTGG GCTCTGTGGCCTCTGCACACTCGCCGCCCGAGGAGTCCTGTGCCTCCCTCCAGATCCCATTGGCTGTGTCATCCCCAGCCAGGAGCAGCGAGACCCTCCACACCCTGTCCCCTCGGGGCACAGCCCGCTCCCCCAGCCTCAGCCGGCTGCTCTGCAGACAG GAGGCCGTGCGCGCTGATTCCTTGGAAGGGCAGATTGACGGCCCTAGGGACACCCTGGACCCTGTGGAGACTGGCGAGAAAACCCTGGTGAGGCCGGTGTCCCAGGGGGGCTCCCTGCAGTCTCCCCCACGCTCCCCACGGCCTGCCAGCATCCGCACCCGGAAGCACACCTCTGGACAGCGCTGCGTCTCCAGCCGGACGGCAGCTCCAGGCGGAGAGGAGGCCGAGGCCTCGGACCCAGCCGACGAGGAGGTCAGCCACATCACCAGCTCTGCCTGCCCCTGGCAGCCCACGGCTGAGCCCCAGGGCCCCGAAGCCTCTCCAGTGGCCGGCAGCGAGCGGGACCTGCGCAGGCTCTACAGCGTGGACGCTCAGGGCTTCCTGGACAAGCCGGGCCGGGCGGACGAGCAGTGGCGGCCCTCAGCGGAGCTGGGCAGCGGGGagcctggggaggccaaggcctggGGCCCCGAGGCCGAGCCCGCTCTGGGTGCGCGCAGAAAGAAGAAGATGAGCCCCCCCTGCATCTCGGTGGAACCCCCTGCGGAGGATGAGGGCTCCGCGCGGCCCCCTGCAGCGGAGGGCGGCAGCACCACCCTGAGGCGCAGAACCCCGTCCTGTGAGGCCACCCCTCACAGGGACTCCCtggagcccacagagggctcaGGCACCGGAGGGGACCCTGCAGCCAAGGGGGAGCGCTGGGGCCAGGCCTCCTGCCGGGCCGAGCACCTGACCGTCCCCAGCTTTGCCTTCGAGCCACTGGACCTCGGGGGCCCCAGTGGAGACCCTTTCTTGGATGGTAGCCACAGCGTGACCCCCGAACCCAGAGCTTCCTCTTCAGGGGCCATAGTGCCCCTGGAACCCCCAGAAACAGAGCCTCTCATGCCTCTCAGTGACCCCCCAGAGAAGAGGCGGGGGCTGTACCTCACAGTCCCCCAGTGTCCTCTGGAGAAACCAGGGTCCCCCTCAGCCACCCCTGCCCCAGGGGATGGTACAGATGACCCCGTGTAG